TCCTCCGTGACCTCTTCCACACGCTCTGGCACCCGACCCGGCACGGCGGGCTGAGCCGGCTGGTGATGCGGGCGGTGTGGCGCGTGTCCGCCCACCGGGGCGCGCGGTGGCGCCCCGCCGGGCTGGCGGGCCCGCTCGGCATGATCGCGGTGCTCGCCGTCTGGGCGGTGACGGTGGCCGTGGGGTGGGCGCTCGTCTACTGGCCGCACATGCCGGACGACTTCTCGTACGCGACCGGGCTCGATCCGGGCGAGCACGCGGGCCCGGTGGACGCCCTGTACGTCTCCCTGGTCACCCTGGCGACGCTGGGCCTCGGCGACATCGCGCCGACCGCGGGCTGGCTGCGGGTGCTGGCGCCCCTGGAGGCCCTGGTGGGCTTCGTGCTCCTGTCGGCGACCGTCGCCTGGATCCTGGGCATCTACCCCGCCCTCGCCCGCCGCAGGACCCTGGCCCTGCGGCTGTCCCACGTCCGCCGCAGCCGGGTCGGCGCCGGGGCCCTCGACTCCGACGGCGGAGCGGCGCTCCTCGACGGGCTCGCCGCCGCCCTCTCCACCACGACCGTCGACTTCATGCAGTACGCGGAGTCGTACTACTTCCACGACGGCGACGAGAACACGGCCCTGCCCCGCCAGCTCGGCTACGCCCTCGACCTCGCCGACCGCGCCGACGAGGCCGGCCATCCGGACGTCCGGCTCTCCGGCGCGGTGCTGCGCACGGCCCTCGACGACCTGGCGGCGGCGCTCGACGAACGGTTCCTGCGCACCGGCGAGGGGACCGAACGGGTCTTCGCCGCCTACGCCGACGACCACGGCCACCCGTGGGGGCCGGACCGCCGGGCCGACGGCGACGAAGGAACCTGAGAGGACCGCTCTCGGCGAACGGCGCCCCGGACTGTCGGTGCCGGGGACTAGGGTCGCCCGCATGGCCGAGCCCACCTTTCTGACCGCCGTCCGCGCGTCGTACGACACGGTCGCCGCCGCCTACGTCGAGCGCATCCCGCCACCGGCGGCGCTGGATCCGCTGTCGCGCGCGATGCTGGCGGCGTTCGCCGAACTGGCGCGGACCGCCGGTCTCGGGCCGGTCGCGGACGTGGGATGCGGTCCGGGACGGATCACGGCGCACCTCGCCGGGCTGGGGGTGCCCGCCTTCGGCGTCGACCTGTCGCCGAAGATGATCGAGCTGGCCCGCCAGGCCCATCCGGGACTGCGGTTCGCGGAGGGCTCGATGACCGCGCTGGAGACGGGGGACGACGAGCTGGGCGGGATCCTGGCCTGGTACTCCACCCACCACACGCCGCCGGAGTGGCTGCCGCGGGTGTTCGCCGAGTTCCGTCGCGTGCTCGCGCCGGGCGCGCACCTGTTGTGGGGGGACTACGTCGGCGACGAGCGGCTGCGGCCGACCCAGGGCTACGGCCGACCGGTCTCCTACGAGTCGTACCTCCTGCCCCTGGACCGCGTGGCCGGGCTGCTGGAGCAGGCCGGGCTCGTCGTCACCGCGAAGCTGGAGCAGGAGCCCGGCGGGCGGGCGAACCGGCCGCACGCCTGCCTGCTGGCCCGCAAGCCCGTCCCGTAGGCCGTCCGGCCTCCGGTCCCGGAGACGGGAACCGGGCTGCTCGCCCGGGACCTCGTCCGCGCCACGCCCTCGCGGGAGAAGGACCGGGAGGGGGCGGGGGTCCGGTGATCCCCACCGTCGCCCTGAACGCCGCGCGCGACGTCACGTACCGCCCGGACCGGCCGCGGCCCGGCACGTCCCTCCGGGTGCGCGAGTTCCCGGCGGGCTGGGCACCGCCCCGCTCACCCCGCCGGCACCGCCGGCGGCAGGCCGCCGCAGGAGGCGCGGACGGTGATGGCGGGGCGCAGCAGGACCTGGCGGCGGGGCCGGTCCGGGTGCGTCAGCCGGTGCAGCAGCAGTTCCGCCGCCGTGCGGCCCAGCTGGTGTTTGGGCGGCGCCACGGCGGTCAGCGGGATCTCGGCCAGGTCGGCGATCTCGTCGTCGTAGGCGACCAGCGCCAGGTCGTCGGGGACCGCGAGGCCGGCACGCCGGGCGGCGGCGGCGAGCAGCGCCGCCTGCCGGTCGCCGAAGCACAGCGCGGCCGTGGCGCCCGCCGCCCGCAGCCGCTCCAGGCAGCGGTCGGCGGCGGCCGGGCTCCACTCCTGGAGGGCGGCGCTGAACTCGACCGCACGGCAGTCGAGTTCGCGTACGGCCTGACGGAAGCCGGTGGTCACCGGCTCGGCGGTCGGGCTGGGGGCCCGGAGCACCAGGCCGACGGCCCGGTGGCCGAGGCGGGCGAGGTGGTGGACGGCGTCGTAGCCGCCGGCCTCGTGGTGGGTGCAGACGTTCTCGGTGGTGTCGCCCGGCGTGCCGCCGCGCCGCTCGATGAGGACGGCGGGGACGCGCAGTCCGGCCAGCCGGCGCAGGTGGGCCTCGGGGTGGTCGAGACCGATCAGGGTGGGGACCAGCAGCAGACCGTCGACGCCGGAGTCGAGCATCTCCTCCAGGGCGCGGAGTTCGCGTGCCCGGTCGTAGCCGGAGCAGACGATCGCGAGGCGTGCGCCCGCCGCCGTGACCTCCTCCTCGATGCCCGCCAGGACGCGTGGGTAGTAGAAGGCGGTGTCGGGCACGATGACCCCGATCCGTGCCGCGCTGCTCGGCCTGGACTCCGGGGCGAGGACGTAGGTGCCCGAGCCCTGGCGGCGTACGACGAGTTCCTCGGCGACCAGGTCGTCGACGGCCCGGCGCACGGTGCTGACGGAGGCCGCGTTCGCCCGCGCGAGTTCCTGCTCGGTGGGCAGCCGGCTCCCGGGCGGCCAGACGCCGTCGGCGATCTCCCTGCGCAGCCGGTCGGCCAGCCGCCGGAATTTCAGCTCCCTGCCGCCTCGCCCGCCGGGCTCCGCCCCGTGCCGCGTCGCGCCCGTCATCCGCACTCCCTGGTCCCTCACCCGACCAGGATTTGGCACGGGTCATGCGAGGTCAACGCCCCTTCGACCGCATGATTCCCCCATGCGGCCGCGCCGTGGCCCCCAGGGGGGCCGTGCCCCGGCTGCCGGGGAATCCGGTCCGTCACCGCGCGTGTCCGCGTCCGGTGGGGCCGCCCGCGCCGGTCGTCGGGAAACATACGGTCGGTCATGTGCTGTCGGTGCGTTGCCGTCCCCGGAGCGCGGCCCCTAGCGTCCTCGCCAACCCGATCAGGGTCTCGTCAAGGAGGACGCCGATGGACGCCGACCAGCTCACTGGGCCTCTCACCGCGGCGATGAGCCGCCGGCGGCTGCTCCGGCTCGCCGGGGCCGCCGCCGCCCTGGCCGGTGCCGCCCAGTTCCTCGGGCCGACGCCCGCCCGGGCCGCCGACACGTACGACGCCATGCGCTCCACCTGGGTGGGGCTGCTCACCGGGACCGGCTTCGACCCGGCCGCCGCCCCGTTCGCGACCGCGCTGTCCGCCCTCGGGAACGAGGCCCGCGCCCAGATGACCGCGATGGCTCCGGGCGCCTCCTCCCTCTGGCCGGACCTGCCGATCGGCACGGTCTCCGCCCATGTCACGACGAGCTACGTCCGGCTGCGGAGCATGGCCCTGGCGTACGTGCAGCCGGGCACCGGGCTGACCGGCAGCGCCGCGCTCGCCTCGGCCGTGTCCACCGGTCTGGACTGGCTGGCCGCGCATGCGTACACGCCGTCGACGACCCCGTACGACAACTGGTGGGACTGGGAGATCGGCGCCCCGCAGCGGTTGCTCGACATCGGCGCGCTGATGTACGCGCGGCTCGCCCCGGAGCAGATCGCGGCCGGCTGCGCGGCCGTCGACCACTTCGTGCCGTTGTCCGAGTTCGCCTCGTACAGCGGGCACAGCACGGGCGCGAACCGGGTCGACCTGTGCCGGGTCCTCGCCCTGCGCGGCGTGATCGGCAGGGACGGGTCCCGCATCGACACCGCGCGGAAGGGGCTGTCCCCGGTCTTCCCCCGCGTCCTCACCGGCGACGGGCTGTACGCCGACGGCAGCTTCATCCAGCACACCTGTGTCCCGTACGCCGGCACCTACGGCACGGTCCTGCTGGGCGGTCTCGGCAGGATGTTCGTCCTGCTGGCCGGGACGCCGTGGGCCGTCACCGACCCGGAAGCGCGGTCCTTCTGCTCCGGGGTGACCGCCGGCTGGGCGCCGTTCGTCTACAACGGCCTGGTGATGGACGGCGTGTCGGGACGGGGGATCAGCCGGGGCGTCCAGAAGAACGACCCGCTGCGGATCCAGCAGGACGACCACACCCGGGGCCACGCGGTCGTCTCGGACATCCTGCGGCTCGCCGCCTCCGGCATGGCGCCCGCGGCGCAGTCGGCGGCCTGGAAGGCGATGGTGAAGGGCTGGCTGCGGCGGGACCACTACGCGCCCCTGCTCGCCGACAGGAGCATGGGGATCCCCGAACTCGCGGCAGCGCAGGCCCTGTTGGACGACCCGTCCGTCACCGCCGCCCCGGAACCGGTCGAGCACCGTCTCTTCGCCATGGACCGGGCCGTCCACCGCAGGCCCGGCTGGGCCGCGCAGATCAGCATGAGCTCCGCCCGCACGACCTTCTACGAGACGGGCAACGGCGAGAACCTGCGCGGCTGGCACTCCGGCTCCGGCATGGTCTCGTGGTGGGGGGACACCTACGGCAACGGCCAGTACGCGGACGCCTTCTGGCCCACGGTCGACCCCTATCTGCTGCCCGGCACGACCGTCTCCACCCGCCCGCTCGCGGACGCCGCCGGCGGCGAGTGGAACAGGACGCGCCCCACGAACACCTGGGCCGGCGGCACCACCGACGGCACGTACGCCGCCCTCGGCCAGGACGTGCGCGGGCTGCAGTCCACCCTGACCGGCAGGAAGTCCTGGTTCTGCCTCGACGACGCGATCCACTGCCTCGGCGCCGGCATCACCTGCGCCGACGGCGTGAGCGTGCGCACCACCGTCGACAACCGCAATCTCGGTCCGAACAACAACCAGGTCTTCACCGTGGACGGCACCGTCCAGCCCGCCACCCTCGGCTGGAGCCGCACCTTCACCGGCAGCCGGTCCATGGCCGTCGGCGGCATGGGCGCCTGGGTCTTCCCGGAAGGCGCCACCGTCCACGTCCAGCGGGTCGCGCGGACGGGCTCCTGGTCGACGGTCAACACCTCCTCCTCCGCCACGCCCCTCACCCGCAACTACCTCTCCCTCTGGTTCGACCACGGCACCGACCCCGCCGGCGCGGGCTACAGCTATCAGCTGATGCCCGGCGCCACCGCCTCGGCCGCGGCGGCCCGCGCGGCGACCCCCAACGTCACCGTCCTCGCCAACACCGCCGCCGTCCAGGCCGTCGACTGCCCGTCGCTCGGCCTGACCATGGCCAACTTCTTCGCCGCCGGCACCGCCGGACCGATCACCGTCGACGCGCCCTGTTCCGTGCTCGTGCGGGAGCGGAACGGCACGATGACCGTGGTGGTCTCCGATCCCACCCGGGACGCGGCCACCGTCCGGGTCACCCTCGCCCGCGCCCGCTACGCCTCCGTCTCCGCGGCCGACGGCGTCCAGGTGCTGACCACCTCGGGGCAGGTCGTCCTGCTCGCCGAGACGGGGGGAACGCAGGGCGCCGGCCGGACCGTCAGCCTCGGCACCTCCGGCACCGCCCCCGCGCCACGGACCGCCGCCTCGCTCGCCGCCACCGCCACCACGTACGTCCGGGACGGCGCGTACGGCACCACCAACTACGGCGACGCCGCCACCATGGTGGTGAAGAACACCGGCGGCACGGGCAACGGCTACAACCGCCGCGCCCTTCTCGCGTTCGACGTCGCCGGGCTCACCGGGACGGTCTCCCGCGCGGTGCTGTGGCTCCACGGCAACGTCCAGGACTCCGGCGGGAACCGGACCGTCGTCCAGGCCTTCGCCACCGCCTCCGGCTCCTGGACCGAGACCGGGGTCACCTGGAACAGCGCCCCCGCCCTGACCACCGCCCTCGGCACCGGCGCGGTCTCCACGAGCCATGACTGGGTCGGCCTCGACGTCACCGCCGCCGTCGCCGCCGCCCGGGCGTCCGCCGACGGCAGCGGCACCGCGTCGCTCGCCGTCTTCGAACCGCTCGGCGCGGTCGGGCTCGCGGCCGTTCTGAACACCCGCCGGAGCGGCTCCCACCAGCCCCGTCTGGAGGTCATCACGACCTGACCGTCCGTGGAAGGCGTGTCCGTCCGGCCGGCGGGCTCCGTGACGTGATCACCCCTTCTGACGTCGGCGACCGCCGGCCGGACGCGAGGGTCCGCGCCTGCTGCGGCGGCTCCCCGGCCGGGTCAGCGGGTGACGGTGACCGCGTCCGGCGCGAGGACGGCCCGGTGGACGCCGCCGCCCGGCCACCGCACCTCCACCCGCGGGCCGTCGACGGTGAGGTCCGGGGGCGGGGGCGGCGGGGTGGCCGTGCCGGTGAGCCGCGCCACGGCGGCGAAGAGCGACGGGCCGTCCGTCGCGGTGCGGCCGGCCAGGACGGGCACGGCCGCACTCTCCCCCAGCGCCGTGCCGCCGGGAAGCTCGCTGCCGCTCGCGGAGGTGTAGCCGTGGAGGCCGCGGAGGGTCGAGGTCAGCCGGGTGCCGTCCGTCCCGACCGCGACAGCGGTCGCCTCCTGCCCCTCGGCGGCGACGTGCGCGTCGCCCCCGGCGGCCGCCCAGCCACTGTGGCGTATCCCGGTTCCCTGCGCGGCACCGGTGACGAGGTGGAGGCGGAGCTCCTCGGCTCCGGTCGCGAGCACCAGCGAGGTCACGGTGACGCCGGGCAGCTCGGCGCCGTCGGCGCGGGGGGTGTGGGCGGAGGCCGCCCAGCCGTCGCCGGCGCCGAGGGGGCGGATCGGTCCGCGCGCGGTGAGCGCCCCGTCGACCAGCAGGCCGAAGTGGTTGTCGGGGGTGTCCCCGTGGGCGGGGCCGGTGACGGTGGAGTGGGCGAGGCGGGCGTAGAGCGGGCTGTCGGGCAGGGTCCGGTCGGCCGGCTGGTCGTCGCTGCCGTGGTTGTGGAGCCGGACGATCCCGTCGGCGGCGGTGGACTGGATCAGCCAGCCGGGCTGCGGCAGCGGGACCACGTGGTCCGCCGTCTCGGCGGGGCCGGGTTCCTCCACCGCCGTCCACACCGGGTGGTCGGGGGGCAGCAGCAGGCCGAGGAAGCCCTTCGACGCCCAGTAGGGGGAGGCGGGGCCGGAGTACGCCTGGACGGTCGCCGGGTGCGGTCCGAACCAGCCGAGCGCGAGCAGGCCGCCGGGGTCGAGGGCGCCCCGGTCGAGGAAGTACCGCAGGGCGCCGGAGGCGAGGCGCCGGGTGGTGCCCGGTGACAGCGGGGTGTGCCCGGTGAGCGCGCCGGCCCAGAGCGGCGCGGCGGCGGCGAAGCGGTAGGAGAGGGAGCGGCCCTGGTGGACCGGGGCGCCGTCCGCCCCGAAGGTGTGGGCGTAGCCGCCGAGGTAGGAGGCGAGCCTGCGGCCGTACGTGTCGAGCAGGGCGGCGTCGCCGGCGAGGTGGGCGTGGAGCAGTGGGTAGAGGTGGAAGGCCCAGCCGTTGTAGTGGTCGAAGGCGCGGGGGCGGCCGTCGGTGTACCAGCCGTCGCCGAGGTACCACTGCTCGATGCGGTCCAGTCCGCGGTCGAGGGCGCGCCGGGCACGGCCGTCGGGGTCGGGGCCGGATTCCGCCAGGAAGCCGCCGACCATGGCGGGGAACAGCCACCAGTTGTTGTCGACGGGTGAGGGGCCGAGGCCGGGGGCGAGCCAGGCACGGACGCGTTCCCTGGTCCCGTCGTCCAGGTGGTCCCAGAGCCAGGGCCGGGTGAGGCGGAGGGCCACGGCGATGGAGGCGGCCTCCA
The Streptomyces roseofulvus genome window above contains:
- a CDS encoding potassium channel family protein, which produces MTWIVTPLGALLVLFVLRDLFHTLWHPTRHGGLSRLVMRAVWRVSAHRGARWRPAGLAGPLGMIAVLAVWAVTVAVGWALVYWPHMPDDFSYATGLDPGEHAGPVDALYVSLVTLATLGLGDIAPTAGWLRVLAPLEALVGFVLLSATVAWILGIYPALARRRTLALRLSHVRRSRVGAGALDSDGGAALLDGLAAALSTTTVDFMQYAESYYFHDGDENTALPRQLGYALDLADRADEAGHPDVRLSGAVLRTALDDLAAALDERFLRTGEGTERVFAAYADDHGHPWGPDRRADGDEGT
- a CDS encoding class I SAM-dependent methyltransferase → MAEPTFLTAVRASYDTVAAAYVERIPPPAALDPLSRAMLAAFAELARTAGLGPVADVGCGPGRITAHLAGLGVPAFGVDLSPKMIELARQAHPGLRFAEGSMTALETGDDELGGILAWYSTHHTPPEWLPRVFAEFRRVLAPGAHLLWGDYVGDERLRPTQGYGRPVSYESYLLPLDRVAGLLEQAGLVVTAKLEQEPGGRANRPHACLLARKPVP
- a CDS encoding LacI family DNA-binding transcriptional regulator; translation: MTGATRHGAEPGGRGGRELKFRRLADRLRREIADGVWPPGSRLPTEQELARANAASVSTVRRAVDDLVAEELVVRRQGSGTYVLAPESRPSSAARIGVIVPDTAFYYPRVLAGIEEEVTAAGARLAIVCSGYDRARELRALEEMLDSGVDGLLLVPTLIGLDHPEAHLRRLAGLRVPAVLIERRGGTPGDTTENVCTHHEAGGYDAVHHLARLGHRAVGLVLRAPSPTAEPVTTGFRQAVRELDCRAVEFSAALQEWSPAAADRCLERLRAAGATAALCFGDRQAALLAAAARRAGLAVPDDLALVAYDDEIADLAEIPLTAVAPPKHQLGRTAAELLLHRLTHPDRPRRQVLLRPAITVRASCGGLPPAVPAG
- a CDS encoding polysaccharide lyase family 8 super-sandwich domain-containing protein, giving the protein MDADQLTGPLTAAMSRRRLLRLAGAAAALAGAAQFLGPTPARAADTYDAMRSTWVGLLTGTGFDPAAAPFATALSALGNEARAQMTAMAPGASSLWPDLPIGTVSAHVTTSYVRLRSMALAYVQPGTGLTGSAALASAVSTGLDWLAAHAYTPSTTPYDNWWDWEIGAPQRLLDIGALMYARLAPEQIAAGCAAVDHFVPLSEFASYSGHSTGANRVDLCRVLALRGVIGRDGSRIDTARKGLSPVFPRVLTGDGLYADGSFIQHTCVPYAGTYGTVLLGGLGRMFVLLAGTPWAVTDPEARSFCSGVTAGWAPFVYNGLVMDGVSGRGISRGVQKNDPLRIQQDDHTRGHAVVSDILRLAASGMAPAAQSAAWKAMVKGWLRRDHYAPLLADRSMGIPELAAAQALLDDPSVTAAPEPVEHRLFAMDRAVHRRPGWAAQISMSSARTTFYETGNGENLRGWHSGSGMVSWWGDTYGNGQYADAFWPTVDPYLLPGTTVSTRPLADAAGGEWNRTRPTNTWAGGTTDGTYAALGQDVRGLQSTLTGRKSWFCLDDAIHCLGAGITCADGVSVRTTVDNRNLGPNNNQVFTVDGTVQPATLGWSRTFTGSRSMAVGGMGAWVFPEGATVHVQRVARTGSWSTVNTSSSATPLTRNYLSLWFDHGTDPAGAGYSYQLMPGATASAAAARAATPNVTVLANTAAVQAVDCPSLGLTMANFFAAGTAGPITVDAPCSVLVRERNGTMTVVVSDPTRDAATVRVTLARARYASVSAADGVQVLTTSGQVVLLAETGGTQGAGRTVSLGTSGTAPAPRTAASLAATATTYVRDGAYGTTNYGDAATMVVKNTGGTGNGYNRRALLAFDVAGLTGTVSRAVLWLHGNVQDSGGNRTVVQAFATASGSWTETGVTWNSAPALTTALGTGAVSTSHDWVGLDVTAAVAAARASADGSGTASLAVFEPLGAVGLAAVLNTRRSGSHQPRLEVITT
- a CDS encoding DUF2264 domain-containing protein — encoded protein: MSSFRLPPEDRALSPHTGWTRAHWEAVADGLLAAVGRHAGPEHALVDLPGARPSLSGRRSDALEGYARTFLLAALRVAGAGGEDPHGLLPRYAAGLAAGTRTPTAERDLADGDAVSWPRIADRPQALVEAASIAVALRLTRPWLWDHLDDGTRERVRAWLAPGLGPSPVDNNWWLFPAMVGGFLAESGPDPDGRARRALDRGLDRIEQWYLGDGWYTDGRPRAFDHYNGWAFHLYPLLHAHLAGDAALLDTYGRRLASYLGGYAHTFGADGAPVHQGRSLSYRFAAAAPLWAGALTGHTPLSPGTTRRLASGALRYFLDRGALDPGGLLALGWFGPHPATVQAYSGPASPYWASKGFLGLLLPPDHPVWTAVEEPGPAETADHVVPLPQPGWLIQSTAADGIVRLHNHGSDDQPADRTLPDSPLYARLAHSTVTGPAHGDTPDNHFGLLVDGALTARGPIRPLGAGDGWAASAHTPRADGAELPGVTVTSLVLATGAEELRLHLVTGAAQGTGIRHSGWAAAGGDAHVAAEGQEATAVAVGTDGTRLTSTLRGLHGYTSASGSELPGGTALGESAAVPVLAGRTATDGPSLFAAVARLTGTATPPPPPPDLTVDGPRVEVRWPGGGVHRAVLAPDAVTVTR